The nucleotide window ATAACATGCACCCCACTctcaaaaaagtagctaagcacaataaaattatactATCTAGAttcaggttaccagtcaaattaCCAAGCcgtgtgtacaatttgtgaccggtatcctgctcatttctgctaagcagaaaattgttaagcatttgtttttgttaagcagctctatgaaatcaggccCAGGTAGTAAGAGTGGGTGCACTTGGGCGGGTCGAGTGTTCACAATTCCATGTATAGCCACATTGCCTGCTTTGATCTGGACGGCACAGCACCTTAAAGTTTGTGTGGGCatgaatttaaataaaatgaaagtaCATGATTGTATAACTTGAGTTGtattaataaaaagtaaaataaaaaaactgtttacTCTATAGCAGAAGTCGTACTGTCATTGttaaattcattgaaaaatgcaaAGCTGTGTtgcttactttttttattttattttcgtCAGAGTAACGAAAGATTAACATAAATGTATGTGAAGATAAAAAAACCATCCCAGTTAAGTAATGTGTGTGTGCCTTATATTAACAGTACACTGCTGAGTCTTGTTTCAGAGGATTGCTTAAGCAggtattgctttaaaaaaaataaaatgcttagcaaaaataatcaggataccagtcacagatgtgGTTTGGTTTTTCGGTTGGTaagcttattctggtaagcctacttttgttttgtttatctatTCTTGGTGTGATGGGGCAAAtagctggggccaatttcacaaagctacttaagcaaaaaaaatgtttaagcacaaaaatagctcccttgttttacacatgttactggcaaaaatgtcacgccatatacattgattgtgactggtatttagctgttgtttacttagcataacaattgagtggagtcttagcaggtaatctaattttactaagcaatgattttttttgcttaagcaaaattgtgcttaagcagctctatgaaattgggcacagtttGGTGACTCTAAAGATCAAACTTTCAGGTATTGATACTTCAAGTCCCAGGAAGCCTTTTGTTAGGCATattctgaaagcatacaattgCACCACacggtgtgtttttctttcattactctcgTACAACTATGTtggaacaccaagtgagactttgacaataattaccaaacgtggaAACATCAAATGGTTTATGGATGTCAACATTTTGAAGATGTATAGATCATGATTGATGCAACAGAGTAAACAGTATGACAAGaaaataaacttgttttcgtaGTCAGAAATTTGACATTTAAAAGGCAATCTGGGAGACATGGAGTACCACTCCAGTATTCAAGAACAACAGTGTGCCCTATTATTATCTTTTTCAAGAGCTTCTGATTAGCACGGCGCCATGCGGCGCGTCATTTTGGCGGTTAGTTCAAGTGTAGGCCCCAGGCCTAGTATATAGAAACAAAACTTACGGCATACTGTTTCGTTGAATTTGCCATTGGTTGATCACGGGCCATTTTGACCGAAACGGTTTCTGGTTACGACCGCCAACAAAATGCACCCCAGTTCATCACAGCCTCATTTGTAATAATAAGTTTAGCCCTGTTTACCCGTTACATTCCTGGGTTCTGTGAAAAATAATCACAGGTGCattactcgggtaggattcaaacccacgacccacGGTCTCGGTTGTGTTATTCATTTGAAAGTCCTTGCCAGTGAGTGTTGTACAATGTCTAGGGAGTTTAAGGCTGTGCTGTGTTTGCACGCGTCCGTTCGGCCACACAGTGTGGCTCGCAATCGGCTTGCGTGCGGATTGCGTATGCTCGTGTGCGGCTCGCGTGCGGCTCGCGTGCGGGCTGCGTGCTAGTTGCGCTTGCGACTTACTTGCGGCTCCACAAACATGTGGATAACATGCAGTGATAtaatccagggcccaatttcaaagagctgcttaagcacaaaattttgcttaagcaaaaaattcattgcttagtaaaatcagattaccggccaagacaccactcaattgttatgctaagtaaacaacagctaaatattagtcataagcaatgtatatggcatgaaactttggccagtaacatgtgtaaaataagcgagctattttcgtgcttaagcaaattttttgcttaagcagctctatgaaattggccccaggttgtATGGGCTTGTGACGTCATAGCGAGGGTCTATAGTGTCATACTAGCTCTAAGGCTGTATTACCTTGAGCAAATCTTATAGAAATCATATTGCAATCGTGTAGGATTCTTTAATAGGCATTTCGCCTTTAGTTATGACTTTTTTGTAATGGGTTTTCTATTGAAAGAAAATACCTGCTGTATATAtccctacctccatggtaacaCTATCCGAGAGCCACTGACCCCTTGCTTATTGCATGCAGGTAATTACATAGACTTGTCATAGCACTCGCCATAGACCACACTGGCATGGTTACATGGTATTGTTTTATCACATTCGTTCCAAAGCTTTAGTAACAGACCAGTAAAATCATGCCTAAAATTGATACATCTCTGAAGGCAATTGTTATGCCAGGAAAGCCCGTCCGCAAAAAAGCAATGCAAAGCtatgacactggacacctttggtaatgtcaaagaccagtcctctcacttggtgtatctcaacacaggcacaaagtaacaaacctgtgaaagtttgaactcaattgcccgtcgaagttgcgagataataatggaagaacaacaccattgtcacacgaagttttgtgctttcacatgcttgatatcgagacctccacgcgcgaggtctcgaaatcaattcaaatagtttagttactgagaaattacttctttctaaaaaaaaaatacgtacCTTCAGAGAAGGGAGCcgtctcacaatattttatactatcaacagctatccgttcgttaccaagtttttatgctaacaattattttgagcataaatacaaatagtgtccagtgcctttaaaggaacattctTCATAATttggtaagaagaaaaaaacgtctatgatcacagatttacataaaaattacacGATCTATTGacgatgatagtagaaaacatccctggAAATGTtaatgtctgaaatgtcatgaattgatgagaaatattCAGCTAGCGTTTTTTTGTTTGCACTTGTTgcatgtcatgcaaaatgtgtcgtCGGTTTTccctattttctcgtgacccagatatccatctgtatctgtatcggatgttcgatctcaaacttctacaggtttgtcagttaatgtagAATCAGTGTGGATTACAATACAAAGgtgtttttagtttgtttttttcttattgaGTAATGTTCCTTTTGATCGCTTCGCCATTAAACAACCCGCGTGAAATTGGCGTACGTACGACGTACGTACACAGTTGACCAATAGGGCAgtttataataaatttattCAACAAACATATCTTGCACTTCCTTCATGAAATGAAAACTGTATCGGACTACAGGGCCGGGATGATGAAGAAATACGCACAGTGGATCTGAGGGTATTTAAGGATTGGAATAAATGGTCTGTCACTGCATCTTGCGCACAAACAACACACTTCGTGGTATGTGTGTGGTTGTTGTATGGACACTGCTCTCTGGTTTCGCGTTCAAGAGCAAACATGGCAAGTATTATATATTACTTTGTTGCTTCATATTTTTTCAGATACGcctgagttaaaggcagtggacactatttgtaattactcaatataactatgagcataaaaaccttacttggtaacgattaatggggagctgtcgatagtataaaacactgtttagaaaagctccctctgaagcaacgtagttgtcgagaaagaagtaattttccacgaatttgatttcgagacctcagaattagattttggggtctcgaaatcaagcatctgatcaaaacacacaacttcgtgtgacgagggtaattttttcttctattaatatctcgcaacttcgacgaccaattgagctctacAGGTTTGACATTTTAGGCATAGTGGTGAGATACAacaagaagactggtctttgacaattaccaatagtgtccagtgtatttaactaCAATGTGTATGTcctcttttttctttctcagtTTGTTGTGTTCGATTTCAGAGAGAGTGCAGGTGTGTTCGTCTTGTATTCTTTATATTCAAAGTCctcaaatttgatgattatttGATCCGATGATATCACTAGACTCGGGGAACTCTTAACTGTATGTGCAACTAATCTTCTCTAATAACAGcatgtatttttttgtgataatacacatttcaaaaagtgtacgACAGTTCGCATGttgaaggcactgggcacctttggtaatcatcaaagaccagtattctcacttggtgtatctcaaacgtatgcatacaaaaataacaaatctgtgaaaacagatcatcgaaattgcaacaaaataatgttttatctTCAACAGCTCCTGTTGTTTGTTATAATATACCTGGTTTTGATGATAATGTTTTATTGGAGCCGACCCgttaccaaagtgtccagtggctttaaaccAGCCATTTTATAATACACTTTTGTATCATAATTGAAATTTTATACTGTTTGAAAATATATTCGTTTTTATGTGTTCATATAATTATCATTAATTAGAGTGAAGTTTGGACtttgaataatttatttaattaacaAGGTGGAACTGGTCAATATTAAGCACACGAACAGCGGTAATTGCGCACTCGGTTTTATTTGACATTATGCGCGTGCAAGGACGATGCTAATTTTGTGTGTGCATCTTCTTTGGCATTCAAACCGAGGACTTGGAGGttataacaaaagggatccgggaaaaagtcacaccgAGGACGTCCTCGATTTGatttcgtgtacaaaaccaatagggacgtctgaaaaataaactatgTTGCCACAAGTGTGGTCCTTTTATTTGATTTAAAACTAAATATCCTTAAAGGCGCTTAAAGGCACTCTGGACACTGTATTGGTATATTAATACTCACAAtatttgttagtataaaaacttacttggtaacgagcaatgaaaaactgttaatagtataaaacattgtgcaaaATATATCCCTCGTAgaaacgtattttttgagataGAAGAAATTTTCAGTAAAATATtggaattgatttcgagacctcatgtgtgaggtctcgaaatcaagcaggtcacaaaatcaagcatctgaaagcacacaacttcgtgtggcaagggtgttttttcttccgttattatctcgcaactttgacgaccaattgagttcaagtctcacaggtttgttattttgtgccttTGCTGAGATACgcaaatgaacgaaaaaacacccttgttgcacaacaacatacgtgtgctttcagatgcctgaaaagggGCTTCAGGTCGCACCTTAAGTCTTGTTAGATTACAATACTAACTTTGTGAGAAGTTACCTCATTCTAAAAAAAAcatcgtttctcacaatgctccatactgtcaacagctatcctttgctcgttaccaaataagtttttttagacaaaatattaataaaggaAAGGTGGGGTTATAGGTTGATCGTTATTCCGATCAGGAATCTATGCAGGAATTCTTTGGATTGGAAGGTGTAAGCATTGCGCACGGATAAATTGAATCTGTTTTatgcttcttcttcttcttggtaTCTTATCTATCCATAAGGTCTCTAAGGGGACATGtgattaatatttgtttgcttaCGGAAACCGGTGTATGCATATACCTCATTACATTTGCTAGAAGCAACAGAAATAAGCAATaattgaacctttttttttatataacaaaATGTGATCAAAATGCATGAGATTTTATAGATGCAAGAAAAACAGGGGGGTAGAGCTGACTGGATTTGAGATTTCCATGAATTCAAATTGTGACCAAGCTGTCACAAGACGTAGACATCAATTTCAAAAAGCGAGGATTCTCAAtttgattaatttattattgatattaatttGTCCACTTTGTTTGTGATCATACATTTGCGTGCGCCATCAACTCATCTTCGGAGTTGTTACCCTTcagattttcttttcttcaactTCAGACATAATGGGACGAGGGTCACCTTGCCGCGGGCCTATAGCGAAAGCGTTTGTAGCTTGAGTACGGGCATAAAGCCTATTTTTGCCGACTATAAAACAGTAGGCATGCACTCGCAAAGCATCCCTTCCtaccacccaccccccccccccccccttttcaacACACACACGTTGTGTTTTACCATTGCGCTATATTTCTATAAAGGAAACATATTGTATTTTCTGTTGTTCCTGAAGCAatccctattggttttgtacacaaatgactagttatgaaaacaaagaaccgaCCATTAAGGACCGTCCTATTGTCCCTATTGAAAAATTTCCTCGGAGGGTATAGGCCATACAAACCCACACACCCAAACTTCAATTGAATTGAACTCATTGTACAATATAATATGGTTGTGTTTCTTATTGTTTTCCTTAAATGCAGAGTAACTACACTGTGAACGTTTCTCCATACGTTCGAGCATTGGACATCACCATCATAATCGCCGGTTTCCTGGGCAACTCATTAGTGTGCGCAGTGTTTCTCTCCAAATCTAATGCATTCCACAGCACAACCAACAAGCTCATTCTCCATCAATCCATAATCGATCTGATCGCGATCATAATATTCCTCATCGCTAGGGTCATTGTTCATCCAGACGTTCAGGAGATCCCATCCGGGTCGATCTCGGCCCAGCTCTTCTGCAAgttctggtacaatgacttcaTTATGTGGGGTGTCTTCTACGCCTCTACCTTTAATCTGGTCCTAATAGCCTTCGAGAGGTACGCAGCCTCCTGCCAGCTCATCTGGTACCGCAACTTTCGCCTGAGAGGTATCGCCAAGTTCGGCTTCCTCGCCCCCTGGATATTGGGGTTCGGCTCGCAGTCGTACATTGTGATTTTCACCTACTACACGGACGGCGTGTGTTGGGTGATCTGGCCCGCTGAAGCTGCTCAACAGGTGGGTGGCGTGATCGTCTTCTCATTTGAGTTCTTATTTCCGATCATCACAATGACGTGGTGCTACTCCAAGGTGATTCTTCTCTTACGGAAAAGAGAGAAAGCGAACCAGGCGGTTCTTCGGCAAGATAACATCTTCAGGCGCAGTAAGAATGTCGTGACCACCCTGGTGACCATCACCATTGCTTATGTCGTCTGTTGGATGCCGACGGAGATGATGTATCTTACCTTCAACCTAGGGCTGGTTGTATATTACGGAGGAAATGTCTATTACATCTTCGCTGTACTGACCACACTGAACTTGGTGGTAAACCCATGCATCTACACatgtaaatacaaacaattcCGGAAAATTTTAAGGGGTCTGGTCTGCCGGCTGCAGTGGGGCAGAAACGAAGTGAGCGACATTCACCCGCGTCTTCAGCAGATGAGGCATATACCTTAATAAGACacttcgaaaactacatcaaaGACAAGTTCCCAAAAGTAAACATCTCGGAGCAAAGTTCATACACACAATTCCTCCGTGAGATGTGAAGATTCATATGTTGTTGATATTAAAATGTGTAAAATCACAGTTGAGAGTCGCTCTGACAAACCAAACATCTCCGCACCAAAGTGTTAATAGGGTTTAACCATGgagttattcctccatggttaaacccaTCTTTCACGAAACGATGCCTTTTTAGATGTTTTTGATGTTTACAAATGTTGCACTCTATATGGAAGGGTATATAATGCAATGACactttacacatttttatggCGAGGATAAATACTTGATATTTCCCCCCGACTGTCATGAGGACGCTATCCGTACGTTGCAAAATGAGTACATCGCCAAATTGAGTTTGTTATAAGTTTAGGCCCACTAGTTGCTGTGCTTATTTATTTGCGGGTTTCACTTTGTTGAGGACTATACGTTTGAAAGCTCTGGTGTTGATACCTTCCGGAAGTTATCTCTTCTGATGAGTGTGTACACTCAATAATAACACAGAGAAAGATCACGCACTGAAACAATAAgtcgagtaacatgcctgtgatattttttcacaggactcgggaaagtactgagtatacagtgctaacacacatcggtgtacgggtaaaaaaaccaaaattaatattctttatccccgatgcaaatttaacatctataataaGTCTCCACTTGTCGACTGTTTATTCCATATTTTTATGTCCATACaaaaaaaccaacatttttagtGCCCAgtgtcataaagctgttaagcagaaaataccgctTGACAAGTTTCTCGGCTAAGCACAACATGAGTGGGGTACCGGtcgtaaactttatggaatgttggccGGTAACTGTTGTTGATAAGCAATATTTTGGgcaatgggcccaatttcataacgcggctaagcggccgattttgtgctaactgtgcgatttccattacacagcgctgctaaccgtaagcacataaaAGGTATCCCTATAACCTTCCGTTCCAgtgcttaccgcacaaaaataaatgacgtcacaattcaaATCCATGGTTAAACGCGCATATGACCGCCAaacttttctgctaacctgtgaaatacgcttgcaccttagtGTAAGGGAGGTGTCTAGACCCTTTGAAATTACTTACATTTATAGCACTGCTTCATTCTTACATGTTTTGTATACTGCCATTCCAATTACACATCATAATTTCATCCCCTAGTTAGGCATACTACTTCCCACTATAGACCTATAGGTGTGTTATACATGAAACAGCAGCAGGGTCAAACTAAGGTCAAAGCCAAACTTCATTAGCACAAACCCAAGTTGAAACAAAGGATTTCCAAACATGTACTTCATGATGTTATAATTTATTAACCTATGGCATTCAGACATTTGTCTAACTACCTATTTtactaaatataaaataataatacattttttacTGAGGGTTTAACTGTCATAGAAGTTGTAATTAAAAGGAGAAAAAGTAAGCTGCACAAACTACATGTTTACTTCTATACTTTGGATTTGCCTAGTAACAACGGGCTCCAGGCCACTGCCTGCCCCGACTTCACAGGTAAAGTTGCTTTATTTTTAATCCCATTTTAAACTTATTATTTCTCCATTTTATACTTAGAGTTTCACAAAGTGATTTAtctcatttttacagaaaattatTATAGATTTGTTTAATGATACTTGTGGAATTTTAGAGGCTTGTGAAAAGAGTGTATTTTTGAGATGGAAAATTGCCATGAAATATAGAAAATGGTACTTTTGAGAAGTACATAGTGTTTGTACTGCTGGCATATGTGTTATGGCCATGTGTAGTACTTGCAATGTGCTAATTAAGTAATGGGTTTTTGGTTAAATTCTTGTTGGCCTAATTTCAAGATAATAAGCTTTAGTACATGTCTCTTGTTCTTAAAATGAGCAACCATAAATTCTGGAAATGTAAACTCAGCAATTGCTTAGATACTGCTGGTGGATTTGTGCTTTTGGGGTGGGTTTGCTGCGCCGCTTGGTTGTTGCTAAAGAAATGCCTAACTGAGGGTTTGTTTCTGCCATATGTCTTTACACAGTTGCTGAGTAGTGTAAGCAAAAGTAAAACTgtgaataattataattaataatTCCTTTTTGTTATCACTGCCTGCCCTGACTTCACAGGCGCAGGTTCGTCACAGATGAGAATAAATCTCCTAAACCTGAGAGCTGTCATTTAAAGAGAAGATTCCAAAGCCCTTCATTGAACCTGTGTGCCATCCCCCTCCCTCAAGATTATCAACAAGTCCCGAAAGCACACTTCTCACATTagcaaattgttctgctacagtaagcacgaaaatgtgcttaccgttaagcagcgccatgaaattgggccccgttcACTATACCTGTAAAGGGGCTGGTACTGGTTTCCTTCTAGATTCTATTCTaccgggtgtctcaaaaaaactatacacttttgaaatggctgccgaataaaaaatatacgaTTCTGGGGCAAAATGTTTATGTGTATGGATAGCTAatggtctcaactttcatatgacaccgaAAAGtcaggaaaataattcatgccCTGGGTGAgtactgctcacttttgtgaagggtATAAAAATAGGCTGCGCAGGAATTGGCCTTTCATAATAAATTCATGATCAAATGCGATCAGTTTGGGTTTGCTGAGTGaattttatggtttattaaaccatttttttgtttacttcatgAGTGAACAGGAATTGCTTTTTGTTTCTTGTAGCATTGAAACTCTCCCTGGTATACTCAGTGGTGTGATCACGGAAGTCAGGATGGGGTGATGGTACATGTTGCAACTtccatgttacaaactgtgtttttttttacatctgtgactttgaataaaaaccttcaccACATTTCAGCTATTGTAAGAtgagttgaacatttcattttttttcgtattttattgcgttatatcgccgtattttattgcgttatatcgccgtacTATGATAATGTTGGGACTGCTCGAATCAGCAATAAACGAGTATAATTCACAATTAATGTGCCCTAATTAGAAAATAAGTAATTAAAACAAGGTCTCAACTCACCTGAAAAAAACTTGGACCTCGGACGTCGTGCCTTGCGTCTTTGCCCCGTAGAATGATATCTCAATAAAAAACGGCGATTATAACGCAATAAATAGTACTGCGATATAAGGCAAAAAaatacggcgatataacgcactagtacggcgatataacgcaatagtacggcgatataacgcaatagtacagcgatataacgcaatagtacggcgatataacgcaataGTATGGCGATATAACGCGATAAAATACGGCGATATAACacggcgatataacgcaataaaatatggcgatataacgcaatagtacggcgatataacgcaataGTATGGCGATATATCGccgtaaaataaaacaagagttCTCTTGGAATTGGCGGATATGAGCCACCGTAATATCGCCATAGTAGGCTATACGATTGCATTATATCACCGTATTTATTGcgttttatcttcaagtacgcgctaatcatccaatcagattggcagaatggagtggtgctAAAAACCTATaatgcacggctaatatcacttcCATgcctaaaataaaacaagagttCTCTAGGAATTGGCGGATATGAGCCACCGTAATATCGCCATAGTAGGCTATACGGTTGCATTATATCACCGTATTTATTGcgttttatcttcaagtacgcgctaatcatccaatcagattggcagaatggagtggtgagaAAAACCTGTATTGCacagctaatatcactaccatgcctCTTGTGTGtactatgtcacgcgccaagtttgcttgaagataaatacgttatcacacgcgcgctcgtggaaatacggaaaatatagcgcgtctgcgtcccatatccaactcggcctgcggcctcgttggatatgggacgcagacgcgctatatttttccgtattccactcgcgcttgtgtgataacttataatatcgCCATAGTAGGCTATATGATTGCATTATATCACCGTATTTATTGCGTTATATCGCCATAGTAGGCTATACGATTgcattttatcttcaagtatgcgctaatcctcaaaccagattggcagaatggagtggtgataaaaacctatattgcacggctaatatcactaccatgcgtcttgtgtgttctatgtcacgcgccaagtttgcttgaagataaataggttatcacacgcgcgctcatggaaatacggaaaatatagcgcatctgcgtcccatatccaactcggcctgcggcctcgttggatatgggatgcagaagcgctatatttttctgtattccactcgcgcttgtgtgataacttatatcaCCGTATTTATTGCGTTATGTTGCCGTAGTACTGTTGCGTTAACGCCCCGTGCTGTTATATCGCCGTGCTATTGTAGCCAGAAATTATTGCGATATTACTTAATGAGTGgagatttcaaaataaaaacggCTATTCATTGATTCATTCACTAAAAAATTGTTTCCCATTATTATATGCAACAATATAACATCAGCTTGATGAAGTCAATAAAATATGGTACGTATAGAGGCACGGATCCAGGATTGTTTCCCGGGCAATGGTGTTGGACTAAACTATAATCCAAATTCCTTTATTATCAGTCCCATCCACAACCTCGGAACCGCAGTAGCTACATTTTGACAGTGAGGGCGCACTGTGAGACGGCAAACTTGCGGGTGGGGGTCTAGGGGCAGGCCCATCAGGTGGGGTCCGCGGCAAAGCACCCACACGaaccaaaccaaaaacaaaacttgtttattCGATTAAATTGTATTCAATAAAGCAAGAAATTTATCTATAGGCTTAACCTCCAATAAATTACATATAATAAATCACAGTCAAACCAAAGGAGTCAAACGACAGAAAGTTTAAACAACGAACAGTCGCCAAGTTAAATTACTGAAATACAAACAGCTCTTAACTGATATGAAACAAAGGAAAAAAGTCATTAAAATGCAGTTTTTCAAAAGACTTCAAAGAAACGCATGCCACAcgaaaaaaatttgcttaagcttCAATTGTTATGAATTTGAAGGAACCGAACCACCTTTATTTTGATGTCGACAATTTACGATTTGCACCATTTGGACGAGCATAATTATACCTTTGCGGACATTATGTCGTTCAAAAGTGACAATGGTAAAGCTTAACGATTATTATCTTTGTTAAACCATAGTGTCATTCGAACGAGTTATAACGATTCAATACGAACTATAACAATCAGAACTTAAGTTCAACCGTTACCAGCAAGCCTTCACTTTCTTGCAATTGCGCAGGTCTCAAATGGCATCGGAGTCAATGTAAGACCGTTGTTAACCTCGAACGACAGCTGTTCAACATCTTTAGGTCTCTTGAAGGTGAACTGATGTAGGAAATGTGAGAAGAAGATGAACAGCTCCATCTTGGCAAGTCGCTCTCCCAGACACACACGGCGACCTGGCAGGAAAACAAGGAAGTACTGAAAGAGTTATATCGGCGCTGATACGAAGACAGTTTTATTTTGGGCCCCGAtgtatgttgttttttcttaccTGTACTAAAAGGCAGATGCTCCTCCCTCGGCTTCAAGGAACCAGCTTCGTCAAGAAATCTCTCCGGATTAAATTTTTCTGGATCTGACCAGATGGATGGATCTCGGCTGACGGCCCAAAGATTAGCAATGAGCAATGTTCCCCTTGGGATATCGTAGCCAAGTAGTCGGGTATCCTTGGAGAACATATGAGTAATGGCGAGGGACGCGATGGATGCCAGACGCTGCACCTCCAGGATGGTCGCCTCTGTGTATGGCAGCTGAGGTTTGTCCGCCATGTTGGGTAAACG belongs to Asterias amurensis chromosome 5, ASM3211899v1 and includes:
- the LOC139937298 gene encoding galanin receptor type 1-like; this encodes MQSNYTVNVSPYVRALDITIIIAGFLGNSLVCAVFLSKSNAFHSTTNKLILHQSIIDLIAIIIFLIARVIVHPDVQEIPSGSISAQLFCKFWYNDFIMWGVFYASTFNLVLIAFERYAASCQLIWYRNFRLRGIAKFGFLAPWILGFGSQSYIVIFTYYTDGVCWVIWPAEAAQQVGGVIVFSFEFLFPIITMTWCYSKVILLLRKREKANQAVLRQDNIFRRSKNVVTTLVTITIAYVVCWMPTEMMYLTFNLGLVVYYGGNVYYIFAVLTTLNLVVNPCIYTCKYKQFRKILRGLVCRLQWGRNEVSDIHPRLQQMRHIP